Proteins encoded in a region of the Flavobacteriales bacterium genome:
- the tig gene encoding trigger factor translates to MDIIQEKIDDLNAILKVEVKADDYQSKVEEVIVNYRKTANIPGFRKGKVPMGQVKKMIGKSVLIDEVNKLLQESIYKHITENKVEVLGNPLPLTNEVDWDNASEFVFEYEMGLAPEFKVTLDKKGKFDYLQIVADKKMVDHYVTDMAKRYGKMTQPEKSEKTDLMMGEFIQLDAEGNVLEGGIQHTASLALDIVQDKKAQKALVGLAPGDEVKLHINKEFSNDVHHMLNIKKEELETLDSDFNFKVNKISRMEPADMTQDLFDKVFGKDTVKSEKEFRAKVKEEVEKSFVGESDNKLKNDVILHLIKKTKLSLPDTFLKKWLVTTNEQGLTEEQVEQEYEQYAKSLKWQLIENKIIKDNELEVKNEDVINHTKELIVSNFAQYGQAAPDDKKLEEIAVQVLGNEEERKKVYNQLYDVKTMSLYKEKFSLKNKEVTYDEFVKLASEK, encoded by the coding sequence ATGGATATTATACAAGAGAAAATAGACGACTTAAACGCTATACTTAAAGTAGAAGTTAAAGCGGATGACTATCAATCCAAGGTGGAAGAGGTCATAGTCAATTACAGAAAAACAGCAAACATTCCTGGCTTCCGTAAAGGTAAAGTACCTATGGGACAGGTTAAAAAAATGATTGGTAAATCTGTGCTGATTGATGAAGTAAACAAACTGCTTCAAGAAAGTATATACAAGCACATTACCGAAAATAAAGTGGAGGTTTTGGGTAATCCTTTACCATTAACCAATGAAGTAGATTGGGATAATGCTAGCGAATTCGTTTTTGAGTATGAAATGGGCTTAGCACCAGAGTTTAAAGTGACTCTTGACAAAAAAGGAAAATTCGATTACCTACAAATCGTTGCCGATAAAAAGATGGTAGACCATTACGTAACCGATATGGCAAAGCGTTATGGTAAAATGACTCAGCCAGAGAAGTCTGAGAAAACAGACCTTATGATGGGTGAGTTTATTCAACTTGATGCTGAGGGTAATGTTCTAGAAGGCGGAATACAACATACCGCTTCGTTAGCTTTGGATATTGTGCAAGACAAAAAAGCTCAAAAAGCATTAGTCGGTTTAGCCCCAGGCGATGAAGTGAAGCTGCACATAAATAAAGAATTTTCAAACGATGTTCACCATATGTTGAACATCAAAAAGGAAGAATTAGAGACTTTGGATAGTGACTTTAATTTCAAAGTCAATAAAATCAGTAGAATGGAACCGGCAGATATGACGCAGGATTTATTCGATAAAGTTTTTGGAAAAGACACTGTAAAAAGCGAAAAAGAATTCAGAGCCAAGGTCAAAGAAGAAGTAGAAAAATCTTTTGTAGGCGAAAGCGATAATAAATTGAAAAATGATGTGATTCTTCACCTCATTAAAAAAACTAAATTATCCTTGCCAGATACATTCCTAAAAAAGTGGTTAGTAACCACCAACGAGCAAGGACTTACTGAAGAGCAAGTAGAGCAAGAATACGAGCAGTATGCCAAGAGCTTAAAATGGCAGTTGATTGAAAACAAAATCATAAAAGATAATGAGCTTGAAGTAAAAAATGAAGACGTTATCAACCATACTAAAGAACTTATCGTTTCTAACTTTGCTCAGTACGGACAAGCGGCTCCAGATGACAAAAAATTAGAAGAGATAGCCGTACAAGTCTTAGGTAATGAGGAAGAACGTAAGAAAGTTTACAATCAGCTTTATGACGTAAAAACCATGAGTTTGTATAAGGAAAAGTTTAGTCTCAAAAATAAAGAGGTCACTTACGATGAATTTGTTAAATTAGCTTCTGAAAAATAA
- a CDS encoding discoidin domain-containing protein — protein MKKLYCILNLLIYSLAYSQTSDQLIRIQSVSNLSTMNAITNPLEGNLIYVESTSLVYYYNGANWVSIASTNSNSTNGWQLLGNTATSSDFIGTTNNTDFNIRTNNTQRMTVKNDGKVGIGTNNPTGIFEVSTQGTNQNLIPPMSSNTDNNISVSVNFHSGHTSSLTNSAFHIFDNNNNTSITASSTAPTSSTITNPAFWVMVDFGNINYVVNSYDFRVDPNESQNTPNKFKLEGSNDGTNWTSLENLHTINESAYQWNPLQSFNITNTTSYRYYKFHVYEINSNVTIGDAVVGECKLIELNLYGVISSFSVATNGNVGVGTVNPSEKLQVLGNILASGTITPDYVFEHYFEGKSQLKPEYQFTELEKTIEFAKKHHHLPNIPSAKEVKKQGGILLNKAVEQNLEKIEELHLHIYQTLKEIEEIEKLILKLD, from the coding sequence ATGAAAAAACTATATTGCATCCTAAATCTACTCATTTACAGCTTGGCGTACAGTCAGACTAGCGACCAGTTAATTCGTATTCAGTCAGTCAGTAACCTTTCTACAATGAATGCCATAACTAATCCATTAGAAGGAAATCTTATTTATGTAGAAAGCACAAGCCTCGTATATTATTATAATGGTGCCAATTGGGTTTCAATAGCATCTACAAATTCAAATTCAACAAATGGTTGGCAACTATTAGGGAATACAGCTACTTCCTCTGATTTTATTGGAACTACCAACAATACTGATTTTAATATTCGCACCAATAATACTCAGAGAATGACAGTAAAAAATGATGGAAAAGTAGGTATTGGAACGAATAATCCAACTGGCATTTTTGAAGTATCTACTCAAGGGACAAATCAAAACTTAATACCTCCAATGAGTAGTAATACGGACAACAACATAAGTGTTTCAGTAAATTTTCATTCTGGACATACTAGCTCTTTAACTAATTCAGCCTTTCACATCTTTGACAATAATAATAACACATCAATTACTGCTAGTTCTACCGCACCAACATCGAGTACAATCACCAATCCAGCTTTTTGGGTAATGGTTGATTTTGGGAACATTAATTACGTAGTTAATTCCTATGATTTTAGGGTTGATCCTAATGAATCTCAAAATACCCCCAATAAATTCAAACTAGAAGGCTCCAATGATGGTACAAACTGGACATCTTTGGAAAATTTACACACTATTAATGAATCTGCTTATCAATGGAACCCTCTACAATCTTTTAACATTACTAATACCACTTCTTATAGATATTACAAATTTCATGTGTATGAGATAAATTCTAACGTTACAATAGGTGATGCAGTAGTTGGAGAATGTAAATTGATTGAACTAAATCTTTATGGCGTAATCTCAAGTTTTTCTGTAGCTACAAATGGGAATGTAGGAGTGGGTACCGTAAACCCCAGCGAAAAACTACAGGTATTAGGTAATATTCTGGCTTCAGGAACTATTACACCTGATTATGTTTTTGAACATTATTTTGAAGGAAAAAGTCAACTAAAGCCAGAATACCAATTTACTGAACTAGAAAAAACCATTGAATTTGCCAAGAAACACCACCACTTGCCGAATATTCCTTCTGCAAAAGAGGTAAAAAAACAAGGTGGCATACTGCTAAATAAAGCTGTTGAACAAAATTTAGAGAAAATCGAGGAATTACACCTACATATCTATCAAACCTTAAAAGAGATTGAAGAAATTGAAAAATTAATACTAAAACTTGATTAA
- a CDS encoding GNAT family N-acetyltransferase: MKRSRFSIRVVAHTHSRDFLGWVAMTTDDQAVGWVNLTFQKDKVIKFQDAFVSPEFRGRGIYKLLWDTRMQWVKDNYSGKGYSIESWCKQTSIGQFVKQDFNIGETATRVYKSI, from the coding sequence ATGAAGAGGTCCAGATTTAGTATACGTGTGGTAGCACATACTCATTCAAGGGACTTTTTGGGTTGGGTAGCCATGACGACAGATGACCAAGCCGTTGGTTGGGTCAATTTGACTTTTCAAAAAGATAAAGTTATTAAGTTTCAGGATGCTTTTGTTTCTCCAGAATTCAGAGGAAGAGGCATTTATAAATTGCTATGGGACACGCGCATGCAATGGGTAAAAGACAATTACTCTGGTAAAGGATACTCTATTGAATCTTGGTGCAAACAAACTTCTATTGGACAGTTTGTTAAGCAAGATTTTAATATTGGTGAAACCGCTACTAGAGTTTACAAATCTATTTGA
- a CDS encoding M3 family oligoendopeptidase, with translation MLTADIPKRPKRHFIDENLEVKSWSQIENYFQSLLDANIQSVADLEQWMLNRSELESVLEEEQAWRYIKMNIDTRDEELSKTFHFWVTEISPKVAPFTHQLNLKVTESPFIKELDQEKYRIYLRGLHKSIEIFREENIPLFTEMETKQQEYGAISAKMTVEIDGEKMTMQKAAQFLKDTDRSKRQDAYEKMSQRRAEDVEKLDLLFDDLIALRQKIAKNSGFDNYRDYMFAAMGRFDYTPEDCADFHAAIEKEIVPIIESFDVDRKNKMKLEAYKPWDTAVDAEGNAPLKPFEDGEDLIDKSIRCFERLSPYYGQCLSTMKAMKHLDLVSKEGKAPGGFNYPLYEIGVPFIYMNAVGSQRDLVTMVHEGGHAVHSFLSRDLDLCDFKSTPSEVAELASMSMELISMDTWDEFYSNTDELERAKTEQMQKVLEGLPWIAAIDKFQHWIYTTPHTAEERKTEWKNIMQKLGSSIVDWDGQEEALLNLWQKQLHLYEVPFYYIEYGMAQLGAIAMWRSYKQLGKEALNKYDEALRLGYTKSIGEIYQTAGIEFNFSQDYVNELADFIKAQLNR, from the coding sequence ATGCTTACAGCAGATATCCCTAAACGACCAAAGCGACATTTTATAGACGAAAACTTAGAAGTAAAGTCGTGGTCACAAATAGAAAATTACTTTCAAAGTTTGCTTGATGCTAACATTCAGTCTGTGGCAGACTTAGAACAATGGATGCTTAATCGTAGTGAGTTAGAATCTGTATTAGAAGAGGAGCAAGCTTGGCGATACATCAAAATGAATATTGATACCAGAGACGAAGAGCTTTCAAAAACCTTTCACTTTTGGGTTACAGAAATATCGCCTAAGGTAGCCCCATTCACTCACCAGTTAAACTTAAAAGTAACCGAGAGCCCATTTATTAAGGAGTTAGACCAAGAGAAATATCGTATTTACCTTAGGGGGCTGCACAAGTCCATTGAGATTTTTAGAGAAGAAAATATACCACTATTTACTGAAATGGAAACTAAGCAACAGGAGTATGGTGCTATTTCAGCTAAAATGACTGTGGAGATTGATGGCGAAAAAATGACTATGCAAAAAGCAGCTCAGTTCTTGAAAGATACTGATAGAAGCAAACGTCAAGATGCCTATGAAAAGATGAGCCAAAGACGTGCGGAGGATGTTGAAAAATTGGACCTGCTATTTGATGACTTAATTGCTTTGAGGCAAAAGATTGCCAAAAATTCTGGATTTGATAATTACCGCGATTATATGTTTGCAGCTATGGGAAGATTCGATTATACTCCCGAAGATTGTGCCGATTTTCATGCTGCCATAGAAAAAGAAATTGTGCCCATCATTGAATCCTTTGATGTGGACAGAAAAAACAAAATGAAGTTAGAGGCCTATAAGCCTTGGGATACTGCTGTAGATGCTGAAGGGAATGCCCCTTTAAAACCATTCGAAGACGGTGAGGATTTAATTGATAAATCTATACGTTGTTTTGAGCGACTTAGTCCGTATTATGGACAATGCTTGAGTACTATGAAGGCAATGAAGCACCTCGACTTAGTTTCTAAAGAAGGTAAAGCACCTGGTGGTTTCAACTACCCATTATATGAAATTGGCGTGCCGTTTATTTATATGAATGCAGTTGGTTCTCAACGCGACTTAGTGACTATGGTGCACGAGGGCGGACACGCTGTACACTCTTTCTTGAGTAGAGATTTGGATTTATGCGATTTCAAAAGTACACCTTCAGAAGTTGCTGAATTGGCTTCTATGTCTATGGAGTTAATAAGCATGGATACATGGGATGAATTCTATTCTAATACGGATGAGCTAGAACGTGCAAAGACCGAACAAATGCAAAAAGTATTAGAGGGTTTGCCTTGGATAGCTGCCATAGATAAATTTCAGCACTGGATATATACCACACCTCATACTGCTGAGGAAAGAAAAACGGAGTGGAAAAATATTATGCAAAAATTGGGCAGTTCAATCGTTGATTGGGACGGGCAAGAAGAGGCTTTATTGAATCTATGGCAAAAGCAATTGCATTTATACGAAGTGCCGTTTTACTACATAGAATATGGGATGGCTCAATTAGGAGCTATTGCAATGTGGAGAAGCTATAAGCAATTGGGTAAAGAAGCTTTAAATAAATATGACGAAGCTTTAAGACTAGGCTATACCAAGTCTATCGGTGAGATATATCAAACGGCAGGAATTGAGTTTAATTTCTCTCAAGACTATGTGAACGAATTGGCAGACTTTATAAAGGCTCAGTTAAATCGTTAA
- a CDS encoding DUF5606 domain-containing protein: MNLEGILSISGKPGLYKLVSQAKNTIVVEGIVDKKRMPLYASHQVSALEDIGIYTYSDTTPLADIFDAIAKKENGGQCINHKSSKDEMFSWMREVLPEFDEDQVYHSDIKKLAQWYNILQENGFIEVPKATKKVKEKTEEKN, encoded by the coding sequence ATGAATCTAGAAGGAATACTATCTATTTCAGGAAAGCCTGGTTTGTATAAGCTAGTTAGTCAAGCTAAAAATACCATTGTTGTTGAAGGTATCGTTGATAAAAAACGTATGCCATTATACGCTTCTCATCAGGTAAGTGCATTAGAAGATATTGGCATTTACACCTATTCTGACACTACACCGTTAGCCGATATTTTCGATGCTATTGCCAAAAAAGAAAATGGAGGGCAATGCATTAATCACAAATCTTCAAAAGATGAAATGTTTAGTTGGATGCGTGAGGTTTTGCCAGAATTTGATGAAGATCAAGTGTACCATTCCGACATTAAAAAGTTAGCACAGTGGTACAACATTTTGCAAGAAAATGGATTTATCGAAGTGCCTAAAGCCACTAAAAAAGTGAAAGAAAAAACCGAAGAAAAAAACTAA
- a CDS encoding type I restriction enzyme HsdR N-terminal domain-containing protein: MSDLSLPKYDFNLKSIEGITHIFDVIRKKYVKLTPEEWVRQNMVHHLIYDKQFSPAWITVEQGLTYNRMNKRADIICYDRNGKAILLVECKASTVKINQSVFEQIARYNFELKVPFLLVTNGLKHYCCQMNYDSNSFTFLEDIPSFSTIESSY; this comes from the coding sequence ATGTCTGATTTGAGTTTGCCAAAATACGACTTCAATCTTAAAAGTATTGAAGGAATCACACATATTTTTGATGTTATTAGAAAAAAATACGTCAAACTTACCCCTGAAGAGTGGGTGCGTCAGAATATGGTGCACCACCTTATTTATGACAAGCAATTTTCTCCTGCTTGGATTACTGTTGAGCAAGGATTGACTTACAATCGCATGAACAAACGTGCCGATATTATTTGTTATGACCGTAATGGTAAAGCCATTTTATTGGTAGAATGTAAGGCATCGACAGTAAAGATTAATCAGAGTGTATTTGAGCAAATTGCACGCTATAATTTTGAGTTAAAAGTGCCTTTTTTACTTGTTACCAATGGCCTAAAGCATTACTGCTGTCAGATGAACTATGACAGTAATAGCTTTACTTTTCTTGAAGATATCCCGTCTTTTAGCACTATAGAATCTTCGTATTAA
- the holA gene encoding DNA polymerase III subunit delta encodes MKFEHILSDLEAKKYSPVYFLMGEESFFIDKLSDFIGQNVLDETEKDFNQSVIYGKECSIESVLSKAKQFPLMGDKVVVIVKEAQHLKKIEQLQSYIENPQQSTILVICYKNKVLDKRKSFAKAVAKNAVLFESKKLYDNQIPEWISNFVKSKNYQIQHKAAYLLGEYLGNDLNKITNELNKLMIIVPENSEISSDVIERNIGISKDFNNFELTNALGQKDILKSNRIASYFANNPKSNPLVVTLGVLFSFFQKVLLYHVLTDKSQRNVATELKINPYFVKDYQLASKHYGKRKCMTIISLLREYDMKCKGVDNATTPDGELLKELLYKILH; translated from the coding sequence ATGAAATTTGAACACATCCTTTCAGATTTAGAGGCAAAAAAATACAGTCCAGTGTACTTTTTGATGGGAGAAGAAAGTTTCTTTATTGATAAACTATCTGATTTTATTGGTCAAAATGTGTTGGATGAGACTGAAAAAGATTTTAACCAATCGGTTATCTACGGCAAAGAATGCAGTATTGAAAGTGTATTGAGCAAAGCTAAACAGTTCCCCCTAATGGGCGATAAAGTTGTGGTAATTGTTAAAGAAGCTCAGCATCTTAAAAAAATTGAACAACTGCAAAGCTATATCGAAAACCCTCAGCAGTCTACTATTCTAGTCATTTGCTATAAAAATAAGGTGTTAGACAAACGCAAAAGCTTTGCCAAAGCAGTAGCAAAAAATGCTGTTCTATTTGAAAGTAAAAAACTTTACGACAACCAAATTCCTGAATGGATAAGCAATTTTGTGAAGAGCAAAAACTACCAAATTCAGCACAAAGCGGCTTATTTGCTAGGGGAATATTTGGGTAACGACCTAAACAAAATCACTAATGAGCTAAATAAACTCATGATTATTGTTCCAGAAAATTCAGAAATTAGCTCAGACGTTATTGAACGAAACATTGGAATTAGTAAAGACTTTAACAACTTTGAACTTACCAACGCTTTAGGTCAAAAAGACATTTTAAAGTCCAACAGAATTGCCTCCTATTTTGCCAATAATCCAAAATCAAATCCTCTTGTAGTTACTTTAGGCGTTTTATTCAGTTTTTTCCAAAAAGTACTGCTTTACCATGTACTTACGGATAAATCTCAACGTAATGTTGCTACAGAACTAAAAATCAATCCCTATTTTGTAAAAGACTATCAACTGGCTTCCAAACACTATGGAAAGCGTAAGTGTATGACCATTATCTCATTACTGAGGGAATACGACATGAAATGTAAAGGGGTTGACAATGCCACCACTCCTGATGGTGAACTTCTTAAAGAATTACTTTATAAAATTCTGCATTAA
- a CDS encoding TonB-dependent receptor — MKKLNTLIFFIFISVGLFAQKGDIRGFVYDKDNGEPIMFCNVIVEGLAIGTATDVNGFFNISGVPAGNQTLLVTYIGYDTLRQSLTLKNKQILNQKLEISSSSVQIETVTVSADRQEMKSEVKVSVTKITPKDIKIIPAIGGEPDLAQYLQVLPGVVFTGDQGGQLYIRGGSPIQNKVLLDGMIVYNPFHSIGLFSVFDTDIMRNADIYTGGFGAQYGGRISSIMDITTRDGNKNRLSGKVATSSFGSKLMLEGPLFKKGGNSSFIMSAKTSYLDRSSKTLYTYIDTAGLPYSYTDLYGKISFTGNSGSKWSMFGYNYQDKVSYRDVSNLGWKSGGVGSNFILIPSGNSTIIEGTFAYSSYLIKLEEALLQPRQSGVNGFNLGLNFTSFQNENEVQYGLEILGYQTDFDFTNATGIQIEQKENSTELSGFIRYKIKKGKFIFDPGVRIYKYNSLRATFEPRLGAKFLASEKLRLKLATGKYSQNLVSTNSDQDVVNLFYGFLSAPDNLPDEFRGEEVVNGLQMANHLIVGMEYDISNKIDFNIEGYVKDFTQLTNINKNKLTASDPDFIVEEGRAKGVDFVLKYNDPKIYFWLVYSLGHISRTGEEITYNPHFDRRHNVNLVSTYRFGTDKSWSFDARWNLGSGFPFTQTQGFYPNLDFSDGIDTDYTSETGGLGILYAGLNEGRLPWYHRLDIALKKTHDLSKNSNFEWNVGVTNLYNRENIFYFNRIEYKRVNQLPIMPSAGMSLSF, encoded by the coding sequence ATGAAGAAATTAAACACCCTCATATTTTTTATTTTCATTAGCGTCGGACTTTTTGCTCAAAAAGGCGACATACGTGGTTTTGTTTACGATAAAGATAATGGAGAGCCCATCATGTTCTGTAATGTCATTGTTGAAGGCTTGGCAATAGGTACAGCTACAGACGTTAATGGATTTTTCAATATTAGTGGTGTGCCGGCAGGAAATCAAACCTTGTTGGTAACCTACATAGGTTATGATACGCTAAGACAAAGCCTAACTTTAAAAAATAAACAGATACTCAATCAGAAACTGGAAATTTCTTCTTCCTCTGTTCAGATTGAAACCGTTACAGTTTCGGCAGACAGACAAGAGATGAAATCCGAAGTAAAAGTATCTGTAACAAAAATTACACCTAAAGACATAAAAATTATTCCGGCAATTGGTGGTGAGCCTGACCTCGCCCAATACCTGCAAGTTTTACCTGGCGTAGTCTTCACTGGCGACCAAGGTGGACAACTGTATATTAGAGGAGGGTCGCCCATTCAAAATAAAGTATTGCTAGATGGAATGATTGTGTACAATCCCTTCCACTCTATTGGTTTATTCTCTGTTTTTGATACAGACATTATGAGAAATGCCGATATTTATACCGGTGGTTTTGGCGCTCAATATGGTGGTCGTATTTCATCCATCATGGACATCACCACAAGGGATGGCAACAAAAATAGACTGAGTGGAAAAGTAGCTACAAGCTCTTTTGGCAGTAAGCTAATGCTGGAAGGGCCTTTATTCAAAAAAGGGGGGAACTCTTCCTTCATTATGTCGGCTAAGACTTCTTATCTCGACAGGAGTTCCAAAACACTTTATACATATATTGATACGGCGGGTTTACCTTATAGCTACACAGACCTCTACGGTAAAATATCCTTTACAGGAAATAGCGGAAGCAAATGGAGCATGTTTGGCTATAACTACCAAGATAAAGTAAGTTATAGAGATGTATCTAACTTAGGTTGGAAATCTGGCGGTGTAGGGAGTAACTTCATATTAATTCCAAGCGGCAACTCTACAATTATTGAAGGTACATTTGCCTATTCATCATACCTTATCAAGCTTGAAGAAGCACTCCTTCAGCCAAGGCAAAGTGGGGTTAACGGCTTTAATTTAGGGCTTAATTTTACCTCCTTCCAAAACGAAAATGAAGTCCAGTACGGCTTAGAAATTTTGGGATATCAAACCGATTTTGACTTTACTAATGCTACCGGCATTCAAATTGAACAAAAAGAAAATTCCACAGAACTTTCTGGATTTATAAGATACAAAATCAAAAAAGGAAAATTCATTTTTGACCCAGGTGTACGAATCTACAAATACAATTCTCTTCGTGCTACTTTTGAACCTAGACTAGGCGCCAAGTTTTTGGCAAGTGAAAAACTTCGACTAAAACTAGCAACTGGAAAATATTCTCAAAACCTAGTCAGTACGAATTCCGACCAAGACGTTGTGAATCTATTCTATGGGTTTTTATCCGCTCCAGACAATTTACCGGATGAATTTAGAGGCGAAGAGGTAGTAAATGGTCTGCAAATGGCAAACCACCTTATCGTTGGTATGGAATACGACATTTCTAATAAAATAGACTTTAATATAGAGGGTTATGTCAAAGACTTTACACAACTAACGAACATCAATAAGAATAAATTAACCGCATCAGATCCAGACTTTATTGTTGAAGAAGGACGTGCTAAAGGGGTTGACTTTGTGCTTAAATACAATGACCCAAAAATTTACTTTTGGCTAGTCTATTCGCTAGGTCATATTAGCAGGACTGGAGAGGAAATTACCTATAACCCACACTTTGATAGACGTCATAATGTAAACCTTGTGAGTACGTATCGATTTGGCACCGACAAGAGTTGGAGTTTTGATGCACGTTGGAACCTTGGTTCTGGTTTCCCATTCACACAAACACAAGGCTTTTATCCTAATCTAGATTTTTCTGATGGTATAGACACTGACTATACCTCTGAAACCGGAGGACTTGGTATTTTGTACGCCGGACTAAACGAAGGGCGTTTACCTTGGTACCACCGATTAGATATTGCCCTTAAAAAGACACACGACCTTAGTAAAAATTCAAACTTTGAATGGAACGTTGGAGTTACCAACCTTTACAATAGAGAGAATATTTTTTACTTCAACAGAATAGAATATAAGAGGGTAAACCAACTGCCTATTATGCCTAGCGCAGGCATGAGTTTAAGTTTTTAA
- a CDS encoding CTP synthase has product MSKSSPTKYIFVTGGVTSSLGKGIVSASLGKLLEARGYSVTIQKLDPYINVDPGTMNPYEHGECFVTDDGAETDLDLGHYERFLSSSTSQANNVTTGRIYQSVINKERRGDYLGKTVQVIPHITNEIKDHIKILGQTGKYDIVITEIGGTVGDIESLPFIEAVRQLKWEMESDAISIHLTLIPYLSAAGELKTKPTQNSVKKLRELGLQPDVLVCRTEHHLNSEIRRKIALFCNVERDAVIESMDAESIYDVPLLMQSEKLDQVSLRKLGLKDETKVTLNEWSSFLKKLKYPKDTVKIAVVGKYVELQDAYKSIAESFIHSGAANECKVKVSWIHSEEVNSDNVYEKLNQYHGLLVAPGFGDRGIEGKIESVKYARENKVPFLGICLGMQCAVIEYARNVLKLEDAHTTEINPDTTHPVIDIMEHQKEILHKGGTMRLGSYACKLEDNSKAFDCYKKSEIQERHRHRFEFNNDFKTQLEENGMRTTGINPESSLVEIVEIDQHPWFVGVQFHPEYKSTVAKPQPLFVGFVNAALTYSKQH; this is encoded by the coding sequence ATGAGCAAATCCTCTCCAACTAAGTATATATTCGTTACAGGGGGAGTTACCTCCTCACTTGGAAAAGGAATTGTCTCAGCATCACTCGGAAAACTTCTGGAAGCAAGAGGTTACTCAGTAACTATTCAGAAGTTAGACCCATATATAAATGTTGACCCTGGCACCATGAACCCATACGAACATGGCGAGTGTTTTGTGACCGATGATGGGGCAGAAACCGATTTAGACTTAGGCCACTACGAACGTTTTTTATCATCTTCTACCTCACAGGCCAATAATGTAACAACTGGAAGAATTTACCAATCCGTTATCAATAAAGAACGCCGAGGCGATTACCTAGGAAAAACCGTTCAGGTTATCCCACACATTACAAATGAAATAAAAGACCATATCAAAATTCTTGGTCAAACTGGAAAATACGATATTGTTATTACTGAAATTGGTGGAACGGTAGGTGATATTGAATCTTTGCCTTTTATAGAAGCCGTAAGACAGTTAAAGTGGGAAATGGAGTCCGATGCCATCAGTATTCATCTGACACTTATACCTTACCTCTCTGCTGCTGGAGAATTAAAAACAAAACCTACTCAAAATTCTGTTAAAAAACTTAGAGAGCTTGGTCTTCAGCCAGATGTTTTGGTGTGTAGAACTGAGCATCATCTGAACTCTGAAATAAGACGTAAAATTGCACTCTTCTGTAATGTGGAACGAGATGCTGTTATTGAATCTATGGATGCTGAAAGTATCTATGACGTACCTTTATTGATGCAATCCGAAAAACTAGACCAAGTATCACTTCGCAAACTCGGACTGAAAGATGAAACAAAAGTGACTCTCAACGAGTGGAGTTCATTCTTAAAAAAGCTCAAATATCCTAAAGACACAGTTAAGATTGCCGTGGTGGGTAAATACGTTGAGCTTCAAGACGCATATAAATCCATTGCAGAATCATTTATTCACAGTGGCGCTGCTAATGAGTGCAAAGTAAAGGTAAGTTGGATACATTCTGAAGAAGTCAATAGTGATAATGTATATGAAAAATTAAATCAATATCATGGTTTACTGGTTGCTCCTGGTTTTGGCGATAGAGGAATAGAAGGAAAAATAGAATCTGTAAAGTATGCTAGGGAAAACAAGGTGCCCTTTTTAGGTATTTGTCTTGGTATGCAATGTGCCGTTATTGAATACGCCAGAAATGTATTGAAATTAGAAGATGCTCATACTACAGAAATCAATCCAGACACTACACATCCTGTGATTGATATTATGGAGCACCAAAAAGAAATACTCCACAAAGGAGGCACTATGCGACTAGGGTCTTACGCTTGTAAGCTAGAAGATAACTCAAAAGCCTTTGATTGCTATAAAAAATCAGAAATTCAAGAGCGTCACAGACATCGCTTTGAGTTTAACAATGACTTTAAAACTCAGCTTGAAGAAAATGGAATGAGAACAACTGGAATTAATCCAGAGTCATCCTTAGTTGAAATCGTTGAAATTGACCAACATCCTTGGTTTGTTGGCGTACAGTTTCATCCAGAATATAAAAGTACCGTTGCCAAACCTCAACCGCTTTTTGTCGGTTTTGTAAATGCAGCTTTAACCTACTCAAAACAACACTAA